The following are from one region of the Deinococcus radiopugnans ATCC 19172 genome:
- a CDS encoding ABC transporter substrate-binding protein translates to MKKAIALVSLTAAIAASSQAGAVQVTLACGTVGQELQLCKDGAARWAKKTGNTVKVFESPNLTNDRLGLYQQQLAAKSDAIDVYQLDIIWPGLLSQHFVDLKGKIPAAEVNAHFKSIIAADTVDGKLVAMPWFTDAGLLYYRTDLMKKYGYNAAPKTWTELSTMAKKIEDGEKKANSTFTGFVFQGKNYEGLTCDALEWLVSFGGGTIVDDSGKITVNNANAAKALDTAASWVKTISPAGVTTYGEEEARGIFQSGNAAFMRNWPYAWALGQSDDSKVKGKIGVAPLPSGGNGNAATLGGWNLGVSMYSKNQAAAIDLVRFLTSADEQKIRAIEGAYNPTRPALYKDQAVLKANPFFGSLLDVFTSAVARPSGPTKLKYNQVSQAFAGAVSDVLAGKTKGAAAVKKLETDLARIKGRGW, encoded by the coding sequence ATGAAGAAAGCTATTGCACTTGTCAGCTTGACCGCCGCCATCGCCGCTTCCAGCCAGGCCGGAGCCGTGCAGGTGACCCTGGCCTGCGGCACCGTGGGCCAGGAACTCCAGCTTTGCAAGGACGGCGCGGCGCGCTGGGCCAAGAAGACCGGCAACACCGTCAAGGTCTTCGAGAGCCCCAACCTGACCAACGACCGCCTGGGCCTGTATCAGCAGCAGCTGGCCGCCAAGAGCGACGCCATCGACGTCTACCAGCTCGACATCATCTGGCCCGGCCTGCTGTCCCAGCACTTCGTGGACCTGAAGGGCAAGATTCCGGCCGCCGAAGTCAACGCGCACTTCAAGAGCATCATTGCCGCCGACACCGTGGACGGCAAGCTGGTGGCCATGCCGTGGTTCACCGACGCCGGTCTGCTGTATTACCGCACCGACCTGATGAAAAAGTACGGCTACAACGCCGCGCCCAAGACCTGGACCGAACTGTCCACCATGGCCAAGAAGATCGAGGACGGCGAGAAGAAGGCCAACTCCACCTTCACCGGTTTCGTGTTCCAGGGCAAGAACTACGAGGGCCTGACCTGTGACGCGCTGGAGTGGCTGGTGTCCTTCGGCGGCGGCACCATCGTCGATGACAGCGGCAAGATCACCGTCAACAACGCCAACGCCGCCAAGGCGCTGGACACTGCCGCCAGCTGGGTCAAGACCATCAGCCCCGCAGGCGTGACCACCTACGGTGAGGAAGAGGCACGCGGCATCTTCCAGTCGGGCAACGCGGCGTTCATGCGCAACTGGCCCTACGCCTGGGCCCTCGGCCAGAGCGACGACAGCAAGGTTAAGGGCAAGATCGGCGTGGCGCCCCTGCCCAGCGGCGGCAACGGCAACGCGGCCACCCTGGGCGGCTGGAACCTGGGCGTCAGCATGTACAGCAAGAACCAGGCCGCCGCCATCGATCTGGTGCGTTTCCTGACCAGCGCGGACGAGCAGAAGATCCGCGCCATCGAGGGAGCGTACAACCCCACCCGCCCCGCGCTGTACAAGGACCAGGCCGTGCTGAAGGCCAACCCCTTCTTCGGCAGCCTGCTGGACGTGTTCACCAGCGCGGTGGCCCGTCCCTCCGGCCCCACCAAGCTGAAGTACAACCAGGTCTCGCAGGCCTTCGCGGGCGCCGTCAGCGACGTGCTGGCAGGCAAGACCAAGGGCGCGGCCGCCGTCAAGAAGCTGGAAACGGACCTGGCCCGCATCAAGGGCCGCGGCTGGTAA
- the gatC gene encoding Asp-tRNA(Asn)/Glu-tRNA(Gln) amidotransferase subunit GatC: protein MIDAAQMDHLASLARLELTPDEREAMTQDLVRVLGYFEQLRDVDTDGVEEMQRPVTLVNVLRDDVPGGAFPASVIEALAPETQDGFIRVPRTVEAE, encoded by the coding sequence ATGATTGACGCGGCCCAGATGGACCATCTCGCCAGCCTCGCGCGGCTGGAACTGACCCCCGACGAGCGCGAAGCCATGACCCAGGACCTCGTGCGCGTGCTGGGCTACTTCGAGCAACTGCGGGACGTGGATACGGACGGCGTGGAGGAAATGCAGCGCCCGGTGACGCTGGTGAACGTGCTGCGCGACGACGTGCCCGGTGGGGCGTTTCCGGCCTCGGTGATCGAGGCGCTGGCCCCCGAGACCCAGGACGGCTTTATTCGCGTGCCCCGCACCGTCGAGGCCGAGTAG
- the serS gene encoding serine--tRNA ligase, translated as MLDLKFIRENAGAVKHAIKVKGINLDLDELLALDHELLGVKQRVEAMQAERNANAKAVPKATPAERPALIVKGKELGEEIKALEPALRAHEEQLRQLLLRVPNIPLDSVPVGADDSENVELRREGTLPDFAFTPLDHVELLERQGWSDPERVAQVSGSRSYLLKGEAVLLEMAVQMFALDFLTARGFTPLSTSALVRPEAFVGSGHFPGGEDQVYKIEGDELMLAGTAEVPVNSLYAGEQLPLAALPITYAAISAAFRSEAGSAGRDVRGLIRVHEFRKVEQYVLCRADEAEALEWFDKILKNAEELLTALELPYRVVQNCTGDMGAGKVLMYDLESWVPSENLYRETHSCSYLGDWQARRTGLRYRDEDGKLTYAYTLNNTGIATPRILVPLLENHQQADGTIRVPPALRAYLGGKEVLGKAVR; from the coding sequence ATGTTAGATCTGAAATTTATCCGTGAGAACGCCGGGGCCGTCAAGCACGCCATTAAAGTGAAGGGCATCAACCTTGATCTGGACGAACTGCTGGCGCTGGACCACGAACTGCTGGGCGTCAAGCAGCGTGTCGAGGCCATGCAGGCCGAGCGCAACGCCAACGCCAAGGCTGTCCCGAAAGCCACGCCTGCCGAACGCCCCGCTTTAATCGTGAAGGGTAAGGAACTGGGCGAGGAAATCAAGGCGCTGGAACCGGCGCTGCGTGCTCACGAGGAACAGCTGCGGCAACTGCTGCTGCGCGTGCCGAACATTCCGCTGGACAGCGTGCCGGTGGGCGCAGACGACTCCGAGAACGTGGAGCTGCGGCGCGAGGGCACGCTGCCCGATTTTGCCTTCACGCCGCTGGATCACGTCGAGCTGCTGGAACGCCAGGGCTGGAGCGATCCCGAGCGGGTGGCACAGGTGTCGGGCAGCCGCAGCTACCTGCTCAAGGGCGAGGCGGTGCTGCTGGAGATGGCGGTGCAGATGTTCGCGCTGGATTTCCTGACGGCGCGCGGCTTCACGCCGCTGAGCACCAGCGCCCTGGTCCGGCCCGAGGCTTTCGTGGGCAGCGGCCACTTCCCCGGCGGCGAGGATCAGGTCTACAAGATTGAGGGCGACGAGCTGATGCTGGCCGGCACGGCAGAGGTGCCGGTGAACAGCCTGTACGCCGGGGAGCAGCTGCCGCTCGCGGCCCTGCCGATCACCTACGCCGCCATCAGCGCGGCCTTCCGAAGCGAGGCGGGTTCGGCGGGGCGGGACGTGCGCGGATTGATCCGCGTCCACGAGTTCCGCAAGGTCGAGCAGTACGTGCTGTGCCGCGCTGACGAGGCCGAGGCGCTGGAGTGGTTCGACAAGATTCTGAAGAACGCCGAGGAGCTGCTAACCGCGCTGGAACTGCCGTACCGCGTGGTGCAGAACTGTACCGGCGACATGGGTGCGGGCAAGGTGCTGATGTATGACCTGGAAAGCTGGGTGCCCAGCGAGAACCTCTACCGCGAGACGCACAGTTGCAGCTATCTGGGCGACTGGCAGGCAAGGCGCACCGGACTGCGCTACCGCGACGAGGACGGCAAGCTGACCTACGCCTACACCCTCAACAACACCGGCATCGCCACGCCGCGCATTCTGGTGCCGTTGCTGGAAAACCACCAGCAGGCGGACGGCACCATTCGCGTGCCGCCGGCGCTGCGGGCGTACCTGGGCGGGAAGGAAGTGCTGGGCAAAGCGGTTCGCTAA
- a CDS encoding endonuclease: MDIPPEVLEQTHARFVSRDSERARTHERLIVGGPMAANTAERLEARLTRLGVPHTDACALAEGRETMAAVTERLPGKPRIQTERVLGANDLVGVAYLDLARSASRAVGRVVLKDARGRTVGFGTGWLCSPRAILTNHHVLENAATARLAVIEFNYELLPGGELATPVTLALDPDTLFVTSEALDYSLVAVRGDTAAYGWLPLIASTDKTVLGEALSIVQHPGGETKQVALRENRLIDLLPDFLHYETDTAPGSSGSPVFNDAWEVVALHHSGVPRTDSQGRTLRRDGQPLQPGDPDSAIDWIANEGVRVSRILNDLRTRADAADNALVTEVLSGDRPPTLVPNPVPPGAGVLEAVSTLDLGLIAPGPDGVASWPVTLRLRVSEGEAHPAEPASGPTPGPGQQSGYLDPQDEADAAAYYAGVALDGSPQARFLALSQLVTRTHARQPRYSPATELYPAVDVWPDGLLRSLYSAREHAPGEFIAADLAAQARRTELAAREGIALDTLEDAFPYNCEHVVPQSWFAKREPMRGDLHHLFACEPDCNSFRGNTPYFDFPDYGEALRSDCGRRDPGEFEPAHGKGAAARATLYFLLRYPGVVRQYSARHLDTLLAWHAATPPGDWERHRNALIFARQGNRNPLIDHPEWGAGVDFSEGLGR; the protein is encoded by the coding sequence ATGGACATTCCGCCCGAGGTGCTGGAACAGACCCACGCCCGCTTTGTCAGCCGCGACAGCGAACGGGCGCGCACGCACGAGCGCCTGATCGTGGGCGGCCCGATGGCGGCCAATACGGCCGAGCGCCTGGAAGCCCGCCTGACCCGCCTGGGGGTGCCCCACACCGACGCCTGTGCGCTGGCCGAGGGCCGCGAGACCATGGCGGCCGTCACCGAGCGGCTGCCCGGCAAGCCCCGTATTCAGACCGAACGGGTGCTGGGCGCGAACGATCTGGTGGGCGTGGCGTATCTGGATCTGGCCCGCAGCGCGTCGCGGGCGGTGGGCCGGGTGGTCCTGAAAGACGCGCGGGGCCGCACGGTGGGCTTCGGCACCGGCTGGCTGTGCAGTCCGCGCGCCATCCTGACCAACCACCACGTGCTGGAGAACGCGGCCACCGCCCGGCTGGCAGTGATCGAGTTCAATTACGAACTGCTGCCCGGCGGCGAACTGGCCACGCCGGTCACCCTGGCCCTGGACCCCGACACGCTGTTCGTGACCTCGGAGGCGCTGGATTACTCGCTGGTGGCGGTGCGCGGCGACACGGCGGCCTACGGCTGGCTGCCGCTGATTGCCAGCACCGACAAGACCGTGCTGGGCGAGGCCCTGAGCATCGTGCAGCACCCCGGCGGCGAGACCAAGCAGGTGGCCCTGCGCGAGAACCGATTGATCGATCTGCTGCCCGACTTTCTGCACTACGAGACCGACACCGCCCCCGGCAGCAGCGGCAGCCCTGTGTTCAACGACGCCTGGGAGGTGGTGGCGCTGCACCACAGCGGCGTGCCGCGCACGGACAGCCAGGGCCGCACCCTGCGGCGCGACGGTCAGCCGCTGCAACCCGGCGATCCCGACAGCGCCATCGACTGGATCGCCAACGAGGGCGTGCGCGTCAGCCGCATCCTGAACGATCTGCGGACCCGCGCCGACGCGGCGGACAATGCCCTGGTGACCGAGGTGCTGAGCGGGGACCGTCCACCCACCCTGGTTCCCAACCCCGTGCCCCCCGGCGCGGGCGTGCTGGAAGCAGTCAGCACCCTCGATCTGGGCCTGATCGCCCCTGGCCCGGACGGTGTGGCCAGCTGGCCCGTCACGTTGAGGCTGCGCGTGAGTGAGGGAGAGGCGCACCCTGCCGAGCCCGCATCAGGACCCACGCCGGGACCAGGGCAACAGAGCGGCTACCTCGACCCGCAGGACGAGGCGGACGCGGCGGCCTACTACGCGGGTGTGGCGCTGGACGGATCCCCCCAGGCGCGGTTTCTGGCGTTGTCGCAACTGGTCACGCGCACGCACGCGCGTCAGCCGCGCTACTCGCCTGCCACCGAGCTGTACCCGGCGGTCGACGTGTGGCCCGACGGCCTGCTGCGCAGCCTGTACAGCGCCCGAGAGCACGCGCCGGGGGAATTCATCGCCGCCGACCTGGCCGCCCAGGCCCGCCGCACTGAACTGGCCGCCCGCGAGGGCATCGCGCTGGACACGCTGGAAGACGCCTTTCCGTACAACTGCGAGCATGTGGTGCCGCAAAGCTGGTTTGCCAAGCGCGAGCCGATGCGCGGCGATCTGCACCATCTGTTCGCCTGCGAACCCGATTGCAATTCCTTCCGGGGCAACACGCCGTACTTCGACTTTCCCGACTACGGCGAGGCGCTGCGCAGCGACTGTGGCCGCCGCGATCCCGGCGAGTTCGAACCCGCGCACGGCAAGGGCGCGGCGGCGCGGGCCACCCTCTACTTCCTGCTGCGGTATCCCGGCGTGGTGCGGCAGTACAGCGCCCGGCACCTGGACACCCTGCTGGCGTGGCACGCGGCCACCCCGCCCGGCGACTGGGAACGGCACCGCAACGCCCTGATCTTCGCGCGCCAGGGCAACCGCAACCCGCTGATCGATCATCCCGAGTGGGGCGCGGGGGTGGACTTCTCGGAAGGGCTGGGCCGCTAG